The following nucleotide sequence is from Erinaceus europaeus chromosome 8, mEriEur2.1, whole genome shotgun sequence.
gaacagagctctgatctttctcttattaaaataaataagtaaaaaatatatttttaatcacGACAATCAGTCCTGCTCCCCAGATGCAGCCTCCTTCGGCAAAGGAATGGGGGAGATGAACTCAGCTCACTAGCCTTCTATCTCCTCTAGTCTAAGTCCACCGGTATAAGAACTTTCTGACTCTCCTATAAACATTTCCCCCGAGTTAATGTTGGTGCTGGGGGGGCGGGAAGGGGGCGGTGTAGGAGGACCGATCTCACTTTCCAAACGAGGTCCTGGAGTCGCACGGTGACTTCTGGAGGGCGACCCCCTGGACTGCCAGCACCGCCCAGTCCCACCTCCTCGCCGGCGCCCGGCCCCTCCCCCCTTGCACCCAGCGCGCAAGGTCGCAGCGCTCAGCCGGGGTCCCTGGCCGGCTGAGATGTCGCAGCCCCGACGGCCAGGGCAGCAGGGCGCCGCAGTGGGCAGGGTGAGCGTGGACGCCGGGACCCGCGCGGGAGCCTCCCGCCCCGGCCGCCCCCCGGGACTCCGGAGCCCGCTGCCATGGCAACAGGTAAACAGCGCGCGGCCCGCGGGGGCTATTGTGCGCTGGGAGCCCGCTAGAGGGCAGCGCGCAGCCTCGGGCGAGTGGCGGGAGCTCAGCCTGCGGCCTCCTCCCGCGGGCGGCGCCGGGGGCGGCTCCCAAGCGGCGCGGGCAGCTCCCCGGCCGGCGGCAGGTGCGGCGAGCGCGGAGGCGGAAGACTGGGGTGCAGCTCCCCGGTGATGCGCAGCGCCCGGGCGTCTCTCGGTTCCTGGATTGGCAGCTCATGCCGCGCTCGCCTGCTCGGCTGAGCCAGCGATCGCCATGGTAATAGGCGGCTCCCCCCAGGCCCAGGGACTCCCCGGGGCTGAAGCGGGGTGCAGAGTCAGGCTGAGCGCACTGTTGGTGAGCTGGCTGGGCTTGTGTTGCTTCTGAGGGAGCCACGTGCACACCCAGGAGATGGGTTCTGGGTGAGAACTAGAGAGGCTACTACTAACGGGGTGTGGAACTCAGGGCAAGAACACTGGGGCCCCGGGAGGGCTGCGCCTGCGGGCTAAAGAAGTAGGTGACACCCGCCCCCCCACACCTGCTTTAGAATGACTCTCCCTTCTCCAGTTTGAGGAAAGGCTGTGGGAGCctcagtgcgtgtgtgtgtgtgtgtgtgtgtgtgtgtgtgtgtgtgtgtgtgtgtaacgccCGTGTTGCCTTTTATGCACCGGAAAGTTTGCAACATCCTTCCTCCCGTCATGCTCACCCATTCCCAGGTCGGCTTCACAGACAcgacccccaccccgaccccccgTTGAAGCCATCCTGTTGGGAGACCACAAGCCTTCGATCCAGCTTCCCACTGAGTCTCCCCATCAGAGTTCTCCACTGTGTTCAAAACCGAGGGCCCCCCTTTCCCCTCCACCAAACCACtgctaaggtggtgctggggattgaacttgaaactttggagcctctggcatgaaagtctctttgcagagctattatgctatctccccagccctaaaacaCAGCTTTCTTAATATAGCAGGCTGGgtatcgggcggtagcacagcaggttaagcgcaggtggcgcgagcaccggcataaggatcctggttccccatctgcaagggagtcccttcacaggcggtgaagcaggtctgcaggtgtctttctctccccctctctgtcttcccctcctctctccatttctctctgtcctatccaacaataatgatagcaataacaacaacaataataacaacaataaacaagcgcaacaaaagggttaagcgccatgtgcgcttaacccgctgcactaccacccgacccccccatcTCATTTTTATATTCATCCATGTGATATATATCTGTAGTTTACCATTGTGTTGTATGGCTATAtggatttgtttttctcttcaccCACTGATGGACTCTGgagttctttctcattctttatttgtattttttaaagtttttaaaaaattatctttatttgttggatagagacagccagaaatcaagagggtagggggagctagagaaagagagagaagagagagtgacacctgcagccctgtttcaccacttgggaagctttccccctccaggtgggggctaggggcttgaacatgagtccttgtgcattgtaacaggtgtgccctaccaggtgcgccaccacccagctcctctcattctttattattattttttattttaatgaaagagagagaccccagagcactgctcacctctgatttatggtggtgctgggaattgaacctgggatctcaaagcctcaggcatgaaaatcttttgcataatcattatgttgtcacCCCAGCCTTTGTTCCACATTCTTAACTATTCAAGGAAAGTTACTGAGAACCTTCACATATAAATCTTTGAATGAGTGTATTTTTTTACTTCTCCTGACAAACACCCACGAGTGGAAAGACTGAACCATATTGTAGgtgtgtgtttttgttgtttaaaaaaaaaaaaaagatttatttacgagacagagagtaggaggtGGAGGGAACCAAGGCATCACTCtggatgccagagattgaactcaggacctcatgcttggagtTCCAAGCTTAACCCAcagagccacctcctgggccacatggatggtgaactttttttttttttttaattttttatttaagaaaggattagtgaacaaaagcataaggtaggaggggtacaactccacacaattcccaccacccaatccccataacccaccccctcccatgatagccttcccattctctagccctctgggagcatggacccagggtcgttgagggttgcagaaggtagagggtctggcttctgtaattgcttccccgctgaacatgggcgttgactggtcggtccatactcccagtctgcctctctctttccctagtaaggtgtgtctctggggaagctgagctccaggacacattggtggggtcttcaatccagggaagcctagccagcatcctggtggcatctggaacctggtgattgaaaagagagttaacatacaaagccaaacaatttgttgagggATGGTGAACTTTTTAAAGAAGCTGCCAAATTTTTTCCGAAGTGACTGTCATTTTAGATTTTCACCAGCGGTGTAGGAGAGTTCTGGTTCCTGCTCCGTATTTTCATCAAGCCTCTGGTCAGTTTTGTTTTGTAATGATTTGATATTGGTTTACAGAACTATAAGAGAataggatacagttccacaccaatCACCACCAGAGAGTTctctgttcccattccctcctttgtaGACTACAGTGGTTCTGCCAAGGtgacagatgtgggttgactaatatttctataactacctgtctgtctatctctatatatttttgcccatttttctatgtcctgccttctcttcctttctaagtcatacctacacctattacttccGGTGTCTTTCcgtgttcccctcttctctctctggatcctaatAGAAGCGGGTTTCAGAGCCCTTTACTCATCTTctcttaacacttctccccctctctgggagtagggaccaaaaaaATTtggagggtgcagaaggtgggggttgtggcttctgtagctgctcctCTCtgagacatgggcattggtaggttgattcaTATTCATTTCTaagctttttctatctttccctagtgctggTTAGTCTTTTTAACTTGAGTTATTCTAGTGTGCAGTAGCATCTCCTGATTTTAATTTCATTTCCTTGACAGttgtatgttgatttttttttatgtgcttGCCTGCCACctgtaagtttttcttttttttttgcctccagggctattgctggggctgggtgcctgcattcccaccactgctcctggaggccattttcccattttgttgcccttgttgttgttgttattgttgccactgctgttgttgttgaataggacagagagaaatctagagaaagaaagacacctgcagacctgctttactgcctgtgaagacccccctcccccgcagatgGAGAGCAGAGGCACCCGCAGCACTACAGCTTGGCCCccccagtcttctttttttttttaaatatttgtttaatttttaaattttatttaatagtgccgcgagaaattgagagggatccACCCAtgatcacttccataaggaatgtCCTCGCTAGCCTTTCTGTGGGCCACTGTAGAACCTTATCCTTATTAGCAACTAGCAATGATAAGGACTGGCTCTgaacagagaaggagacacctgcagcagtgctttgccgcttgtgaggctttccccttgcaggtggggaccagaggcttgaatcagggtccttgtgcacttggtaatatgcacacttaaaccagttgtgccactacccagccctaaaCCAGTCGGTGTCAGTTcagatatttccctttttttcattAGGTggatttttaaatgtgtttcacAGGTCCTTTATTGTGATACAAAGCCTTGGTCAGATATGCTGTCTGCAagtatttttttccattctgCAACCGAGTTTGCAATGTCTTAACAATATCTTTTGAGGgtcagaggagatagcacaatggttctacaagactttcaagcctgaggctctgaagtcccaggttcagtcccctcaaaaaaagaaaacttttgaaGCCACAAGGTTTTCATTTGTGATAGTGAATTTATCAGCTTGTCCTTTCATGAATTGTACCTTTGATCCAAGAAATCTCTGCTCAGTCCAAGGTCACAAGGTTTTCTCCTGCACTTTTTTCTAGAAGTGTtatagttttatattttatattcaggtcctttttaaaatttatttaatctcTACTGATGGTGCAGATGTAAACTGAGGTTCATTTCTGGccaattgtatttattgttatagcaccattttttttccccccagagcagtgctcagctctggcttatggtgtggggctttgaacctgagactttggagcctcaggcatgaaagtctctctgtataaccattatgttatctcccccacctcccagcaccatttactgaaaagGTTATCCTTGAACCATTGATTTGCTTTGATACTTTGGTTGAAATCAGTTGTTCATATACATTTGGATCTACTTCTGAACTctattctgctccattgatccattTGTCTGTCTTCACATCAACCTCACACTGTCTGGATACTGTAGCTTTATAATAATACTTGAAATAAGGTAATATAATCCTTCAACTTTGTTCATTTTCAAAGTCGTTTGCATTTCTGTGTGTGTTAGAATCTCCTACAAAAAGATAAGGGCTTTGAGTAAAAATATCAGACTTCTAAACACCTTGCTACAGtcatcaaacaaaacaaacaaaaaaatcagacaTATCTTTCATCGTCTGGATTTCCATATGAAGGAAGGATTGCGCTTACCAATTTCTACAAAAAGTTAGAAACAGTCACTAAAACTGTCAAAGTTTTATGGAAATATTAGTTCTCAGACATGTTAGTGATTGAAAGGCACATGTTTGATTGTAGTCATTCCAGGTAACTCTCAAGTGTGCAACATACAAAGAAAATtatgcaccaaaggaaaagactgaggtgggggagggctcaggtcctgaaacattatAGAAGAGGAGGACCTTATggaaggggttgtattgttatgtggaaatgttacgcatgtacagactattgtattttactgttgagtgtaaaccactaatcccccaataaagaaattttttaaaaaatatgaaggaaGTCAAAACCCAGAGTCTGTAACAGAGTTTGTCATCCCAAAGGGACACTTTCTGAGAAGATGCAGTCATACGGGGCTTTGTGTTGTCTCATTTGGATGTCCTCACAGAAGCCAGGCCATTGAGGTGCAAGATACTTCTCACATTCATTCCTGagctttgtattttttattgtattttattgttcacTTCACTGAACAAAAATACTTTAGTGGCCTCTGAGGTAGCatggtggataaagtattggattctccagcatgaggtcctgagtttgatccccctagcattgtcagagtggtgctctggttctcagtctctcctcctgtctctcattaataaataaatcataatatcagtggggcttggtgtgtgtttgtttgtcatTGCTAGGGTTCCATTGCGCTGAGCCAACTCTTtcagactgaaagagagagagggagagaccacagcaccaaagcatcccCCCTTGTtgtgggggctggactggaacctggttctcatgcatgacaaagcaggtgtatTATACGGGTACTCTGTCTCATggcattactttatttatttattgcctccagggttatcattggggctcagtgcctgcactatgaatccactgctcctgcaggctatgttttcccttttgttgcccttgtttatcattgttgttgttattattgttgttattgctatcattgttggataggacagagagaaattgagagatgaggggaagacagagggggagagaaagatagacaccctcagattgcttcaccacttgtgaagtgacccctctgcaggtggggagccgggggctctaactgggatccttactccggtccttgcgctttacgccatgtgcgcttaacccgctgcaccaccaactggccacctgatatttttttttttgaggttaattttattatttattgagggaGAAAACAGGAAGAGaatcagatcatcactctggcacctttGATTGCTAGGGATCAAATTGAGGACTTCATGCtctagagtctagtgctttatccacttctctgtctcctggaccactcagcttgagattaacaacaaaaaaaagatttttaaatttatttaatttttcttacattcgatggggcagagagaaagcgagaagacaggaggagagagaaagggagaaaaagagatatctacagcactgctttatcatttgtgaagcttcccccctgcaggtggggacgagagacttgaacccagatctttgagtgtGTCAACTCAACCAAGTCCTTGTCTCGTGTATCCTGTCTTGATACACCTGTCTCAGTGAGCTAGAAGATACTGCCTGGCAAGTGTCAGAGCATGTATATTTGTGTCATGATGGTCTGATATGTTTTCAAATTAGTCTTTATTGTGGAAATTGTCAAATAAATAGACATGGAAAAAGAAGTGTGGTATGAATCCCCATAAACCCAGTTCTCAGAAGCAGGAGTCTAAAGTCTTTTGCCACTTttcatcttctttcctttttggaGGGTAGGAAGTGGAAGGAGGAAGCtgtactatttaaaaatatatatttactctatgagaagagagggggagagaaggccaTGCATGAGAttcgggaattgaactcaagacctcttgTTTtttccactgagctacctcctgggttacaattgcagtattttttttttcaagtcactttttttttttaattcgtgataatattggtttacaagattgtgaaGTTACAGGGGCTGGTTccataccacactcaccaccatagTTGTGTGTCCTACCCTCAACAAGGACCGCCCTACTTCCCACAAAGTCTTAgacacagtttgtttgcttctagttgttttgttttgttttgcttcggCAAGTCCGAGAGTTTCGGCACAACTGCAGTATCTGCAAGGAGCTCCCAGGCCTCCTTTGCTTTCCTCCCTACAGACGTTAGTGCTCACACTGCAGGGTCTGAACGTTTTCTTCCACGGCTCAGTGCTGTTGCCAGACCCGGTGCAATGGACAATCATTTGATACCACCGTGTTCCCTCAGTTGCCTAACatagtcttccttttttttttttttaacattttatttattatttatttattcccttttgttgctcttgttgttttattgttgttattattgttgttgttactgatgccgtcgttgttggataggacagagagaaatggagagaggaggggaagacagagagggggagagaaagacacctgcagacctgcttcaccgcctgtgaagcgactccgctgcaggtggggagcccggggctcgaaccaagatccttccactggtccttgtgctttgggcgacctgcacttaacccactgcactaccgtctgacccccccccccttatttaatttaaatttcagaGCTGAGGAATGAACCCTTGTATACCCACAACGCTGCTGAGTGGGCTCCCTGATCCAATTTTTAGTCTTTTgctcttcccccacctctctgtatatttgtgcgtgtgtgcgtgcgtgcatgcgtgagagagagagagtgtgtgcgtgcatgcgtgaGAGAGagtgcgtgcgtgcatgcgtgagagagtgtgcgtgtgtgcgtgcgtgcatgcgtgaGAGAGTGCGTGCAtgcgtgagagtgtgtgtgtgcgtgcatgcatgCGTGAGAGagtgcgtgcgtgcatgcgtgagagagtgtgcgtgcgtgcatgcgtgagagtgtgtgtgcgtgcgtgcatgcgtgagagagtgcgtgtgtgcgtgcgtgcatgcgtgagagagtgcgtgcgtgcatgcgtgagagtgtgcgtgtgtgcgtgcatgcatgcgtgagagagtgtgtgtgcgtgcgtgcatgcgtgagagagtgtgtgcgtgtgtgtgcgtgcatgcgtaagagagagagtgtgtgtgtgtgtgtgtggtgtatacaCTAGGCCTGGGTGGGCAATAAATACATATTCATATGGAATGCAAACGCATGCATGATGACACTGCTCTTGAAAGACTTTTATTTCTCCTTTAAtttcacacacagagagatagaatTAACATAGGAtcaaagagagacaccaaagcaggcCATCACCACCCATGGAttcctttggtgctgtccatggtgcttcagtgtggtgccagggatccgcCCCACATGTGCGGAAAGGCATGTCTTTGCTTTACCTGCTCCTGCTGCTGAGCCGTCTCCtggcccctcaaaaaaaaaagtttttttaaatggtaGAGACAagagaggtagaaacagagagtgaaagaaaccacaacactaaagcttccttcagtgcagtggggccagggttgaacttgggtcacaaACATGGCAAGGTAGccgcacactatgcaagtgagctatttcactggtctgtaagtttttgttttgtttttgtcttttttcttttctgctcgtTGGTTCAAATCAGTATGCAAACAAATCCCACATGTTACATTAGGTTGGGTCCCTTTTAATCTAGAGTGCTCAGTGGGCATCTATTAAATAGTGTATGACTTCTCCTAGTCtctgaaaaaaaagacaaacaactgaaagaaaatgggggaaatgattttttttccttctaggaatcttattttttttaagttcacagGAAATAttgagggctagagagatagcaaaatgattatacaaaagatgttcatgcctgaggctctgaagttccagcttCAATCCGCCAcatcgtaagtcagagctgagcatgctctgttaagaaatgtgtgtgttgggggtaggtgaggggtgagatagcataatggttatgccatcAACATAgcataactttcatgcctgaggttccaagttcccaggctcaacccccacACACCATAGGCCAAagctgagtaatactctggtttaaaaaaaggggggggacccggctgtagctcagtgggcgaagcacaaggaccggtgtaaggatcccggttcgattccccggctctccacctgcaggggcgtcgcttcacagggggtgaagcaggtctgcaggtgtctatctttatctccccctctctgtcttaccctcttcccttcatttctttctgtcctatccaacaacgacatcaataacaacaacaataataactacaacaacagtaaaacaacaagggtaacaaaagggaaaatataaaaaaaattaacaaaaaaattaatttaaaaaaaaggcgatgtagatagcatgatggttatgcaaagagactgccatgcctgaggctccaaagcccagaactgagcagtgccctggtaaaataatagtaataatagaaatGTTGACAGTTCCACCAAGGTAATAATGACTCGTTttgctgtctgtgtgtatcttgcCTCTGAAAGCcagggaaagggaaaagagggAAAAGCCGACCCAAGCCACGGGGGAAGAAGCAGAAAAAGCCGGAAGTGGACATCTTCAGCCCAGCGGCGATGCTGAACCTCTACTACATCGCCCACAACGTGGCCGACTGCCTGCACCTTCGCGGCTTCCGCTGGCCCGGCGCCTccaaggggaagaaggggaaaaccAAGATGTAGGTGGTAGCACGCCAGAGCGCCTCTGCTGCAGAGAccaggactggggggagagagatggggcgATGCTCCCATCGCAGGCAAAAGGAACTTTCCAGAAGGCAGCTTGAGACCTGAGCTTT
It contains:
- the SMKR1 gene encoding small lysine-rich protein 1 isoform X1, whose product is MSQPRRPGQQGAAVGRVSVDAGTRAGASRPGRPPGLRSPLPWQQPGKGKRGKSRPKPRGKKQKKPEVDIFSPAAMLNLYYIAHNVADCLHLRGFRWPGASKGKKGKTKM
- the SMKR1 gene encoding small lysine-rich protein 1 isoform X2; this encodes MPGKGKRGKSRPKPRGKKQKKPEVDIFSPAAMLNLYYIAHNVADCLHLRGFRWPGASKGKKGKTKM